The Mytilus trossulus isolate FHL-02 chromosome 3, PNRI_Mtr1.1.1.hap1, whole genome shotgun sequence genome contains a region encoding:
- the LOC134710705 gene encoding uncharacterized protein LOC134710705 yields the protein MLPMKNKMESSKSDGLKIPKDNSSAFHFYDKKRDSGYLTNSPATPATPNNNLQFNFDEDIVSEENSISHSAKFNKFEDSGELSDDCFYDAEEMSENTDKEVECAMSLENIRSVPIPILVRPSAPAPQPFDNHDVPGNLECISETLHFTAYSFNRGSPLRSSSHHYKRRHFRPIGQRTISTQTPHQNSQILQQAVNTLSDRFHPYDAPLARGTVHNRLRHTSDDYVPHEPLPDLVPMARGRDRSISLPDVPALREAQETEVGKELRRISDEFHFSYHTPRQARIMIRPHPGSFPGTWRFGGFWDSLRELFTPSPTNPSEN from the exons ATGTTacctatgaaaaataaaatggaatcTAGCAAATCGGATGGACTGAAAATTCCCAAGGATAATTCATCTGCCTTTCATTTTTATGATAAGAAACGTGACAGTGGATATTTGACAAATTCACCAGCGACGCCTGCTACACCAAATAACAAtcttcaatttaattttgacgAGGATATAGTTAGTGAAGAAAATTCTATAAGCCATAGTGCAAAGTTTAATAAATTCGAGGATAGCGGAGAACTTTCGGATGATTGTTTTTATGATGCCGAGGAAATGTCAGAAAATACGGATAAAGAAGTAGAATGTGCTATGTCGTTAGAAAACATTAGATCAGTGCCTATTCCAATATTAGTCCGTCCTAGTGCTCCTGCACCCCAGCCGTTTGACAATCATGACGTTCCTGGAAATTTGGAATGCATTTCCGAAACTTTACATTTCACAGCATATAGTTTCAATAGAGGATCACCATTAAGGTCATCAAGTCATCATTATAAAAGACGTCATTTTAGACCTATTGGTCAGAGAACAATAAGTACCCAGACTCCTCATCAAAATAGTCAGATTCTCCAGCAGGCTGTAAATACATTGTCTGATAGATTCCATCCTTATGATGCACCGTTAGCAAGAG GTACGGTACACAATAGACTCCGTCATACTTCAGATGACTATGTGCCCCACGAACCCCTCCCAGATTTAGTACCCATGGCCAGGGGGAGAGACCGTTCCATTTCACTGCCAGATGTGCCTGCATTGAGGGAAGCCCAAGAAACGGAGGTTGGAAAAGAACTTCGACGCATCAGCGACGAGTTTCATTTCTCCTACCACACTCCGAGACAG GCAAGAATCATGATACGACCACATCCGGGATCTTTCCCTGGAACTTGGAGATTCGGCGGCTTCTGGGACAGTTTACGAGAATTATTCACGCCTAGTCCTACCAACCCATCAGAAAATTGA